The following proteins are co-located in the Pomacea canaliculata isolate SZHN2017 linkage group LG10, ASM307304v1, whole genome shotgun sequence genome:
- the LOC112574147 gene encoding amiloride-sensitive sodium channel subunit beta-like isoform X2: protein MASPLNIPFPQLMWLLFLGIATGVMLYQLVLLFQQYFQWPIQTEVSLGFSPLSLPAVTICNANAVRLSQASKLSCFLQAALDVPRSYQDPVCLDGKAQLNGTYDFSHLACDGDCDGSLGNSSIKQFIANVGFAKSSRESLKEVGHQAEDMILDCSIAGRSCGYRNFTHSLSYDYGNCFTLSLPNIKMTRSGPLQGLFLELNIESDEYLSTEDAGYGLRVVLHPNSTRPNPSNGGFTVAAGSEVFVGLRMVNVSSQSAPYGSCDDGEEYRQKTGNVYTIEGCRDFCIKTAILRSCNCTPVQDDFAIVSNDSFCSTAEDYACMISFYVDYYNALNNGMDRCTCTKPCSESVYQAMITSRTWPLFDQLKQLETFTCENNPDSPKCNYSNENFTFDTYELRRSSFMRLQVYYERLNYEIVTEKPAYEIEKFLSDIGGTLGLWIGASMLGLGELLELVILLLVRCHRNGITGNKIHVSTM from the exons CAATACTTCCAATGGCCCATCCAGACCGAGGTGAGCCTGGGCTTCAGTCCTCTCTCCCTGCCCGCCGTCACCATCTGCAACGCCAACGCCGTGCGACTGTCGCAGGCTTCCAAACTGTCCTGCTTCCTACAGGCTGCTCTGGACGTCCCTAGAAGCTATCAAGATCCG GTCTGTCTTGATGGCAAAGCCCAGCTGAATGGGACATACGATTTTTCGCACCTTGCATGCGACGGGGACTGTGATGGCAGCTTGGGTAACTCCTCCATAAAGCAATTCATAGCAAATGTGGGATTTGCCAAATCATCTAG GGAGTCTCTGAAAGAAGTCGGACATCAAGCTGAAGACATGATTCTGGACTGTTCCATCGCAGGACGAAGCTGTGGATACAG AAACTTTACGCACTCTCTGTCATACGACTACGGTAACTGCTTCACTCTGTCACTTCCTAACATAAAAATGACCAGAAGCGGACCCCTGCAAG GTCTGTTCCTGGAGCTGAACATCGAGTCGGACGAGTACCTGAGCACTGAGGACGCCGGGTACGGTCTGCGCGTCGTCCTGCACCCGAACAGCACGCGACCCAACCCCTCCAACGGTGGCTTCACGGTTGCCGCTGGCTCAGAGGTCTTCGTGGGACTCAGAATG GTAAATGTCAGCAGCCAAAGCGCACCTTACGGTTCTTGTGATGATGGTGAAGAATACAGACAGAAAACTGGCAACGTATACACGATTGAG GGCTGCCGTGATTTCTGCATTAAAACAGCCATTTTGCGAAGCTGCAATTGTACTCCAGTGCAAGATGATTTTGCCATTGTCTCAAACGACTCTTTCTGCAGCACAGCAGAAG attatGCCTGTatgatttcattttatgttGATTATTACAACGCTCTCAACAACGGGATGGACAGGTGCACCTGTACTAAGCCATGCAG TGAATCTGTTTACCAAGCCATGATTACAAGTCGGACCTGGCCTTTGTTTGATCAACTG AAACAGCTTGAAACTTTCACCTGTGAGAACAACCCAGACAGCCCGAAGTGTAACTACTCGAACGAAAACTTCACCTTTGATACCTACGAACTACGCAG GTCTTCGTTCATGAGACTACAAGTATACTACGAACGACTGAACTACGAGATCGTCACAGAGAAGCCAGCATATGAG ATCGAAAAATTTCTCTCTGACATTGGCGGCACCCTGGGCTTGTGGATCGGAGCGTCGATGCTGGGACTCGGCGAGCTTCTGGAGCTGGTCATCCTGCTGCTCGTGCGGTGCCACAGGAACGGTATCACGGGAAATAAAATCCACGTCTCAACGATGTGA
- the LOC112574149 gene encoding ras-related protein Rab-13-like, with protein MPLEEKDCAATYKILILGENSVGKTAILNSLVGRDFKSSVLPTSGVDFVKKIFEVDGALVQLVIWDTAGQERFRSITRLQYKGTQGIILVYDITNPDSFSRLTYWMDSIQKEIKHKHSAYEPIPIVLCGNKSDMEDQRKVETYKGEKFANQQMAFEFFETSAKCGLNIFQAFQRLAYHVTDICNPRLMKSYHPFMIRQRSNKGPLSRRSANYKRKTKNEKTKGKESVIFCCVQASDS; from the exons ATGCCTCTGGAGGAGAAGGACTGTGCTGCCACCTACAAAATATTGATCCTGGGAGAGAACTCTGTGGGGAAGACCGCCATCTTAAACAGCTTGGTGGGCAGAGACTTTAAGTCATCCGTGTTACCAACCTCAG GTGTCGACTTTGTTAAAAAGATCTTCGAGGTCGATGGAGCGCTTGTGCAGCTTGTCATATG GGACACGGCAGGGCAGGAGAGGTTCAGATCAATCACCCGCCTCCAGTACAAAGGAACACAG gGTATCATACTTGTTTACGACATCACTAACCCAGATTCTTTCTCCCGTTTGACTTACTGGATGGACAGTATACAAAAA GAGATAAAGCACAAACACAGTGCTTACGAACCCATCCCAATCGTTTTGTGTGGAAACAAATCGGACATGGAAGATCAAAGGAAGGTGGAGACTTATAAAGGAGAAAAG TTTGCCAATCAACAAATGGCATTTGAATTCTTCGAAACCAGCGCCAAATGCGGTCTCAACATCTTCCAGGCGTTTCAAAGACTTGCGTATCACGTGACGGACATTTGCAATCCACGGCTG ATGAAATCGTATCATCCCTTTATGATCCGACAAAGATCAAACAAAGGTCCGTTATCTCGTCGTTCAGCAAATTACAAGAGGAAAACgaagaatgagaaaacaaaagggAAGGAGTCTGTGATTTTTTGCTGCGTTCAGGCATCTGACTCCTAA
- the LOC112574147 gene encoding acid-sensing ion channel 2-like isoform X3: MWVLFLGIATGVMLYQLVLLFQQYFQWPIQTEVSLGFSPLSLPAVTICNANAVRLSQASKLSCFLQAALDVPRSYQDPVCLDGKAQLNGTYDFSHLACDGDCDGSLGNSSIKQFIANVGFAKSSRESLKEVGHQAEDMILDCSIAGRSCGYRNFTHSLSYDYGNCFTLSLPNIKMTRSGPLQGLFLELNIESDEYLSTEDAGYGLRVVLHPNSTRPNPSNGGFTVAAGSEVFVGLRMVNVSSQSAPYGSCDDGEEYRQKTGNVYTIEGCRDFCIKTAILRSCNCTPVQDDFAIVSNDSFCSTAEDYACMISFYVDYYNALNNGMDRCTCTKPCSESVYQAMITSRTWPLFDQLKQLETFTCENNPDSPKCNYSNENFTFDTYELRRSSFMRLQVYYERLNYEIVTEKPAYEIEKFLSDIGGTLGLWIGASMLGLGELLELVILLLVRCHRNGITGNKIHVSTM; this comes from the exons ATGTGGGTGCTGTTTCTTGGTATCGCTACTGGCGTAATGCTGTATCAGCTGGTACTACTGTTTCAG CAATACTTCCAATGGCCCATCCAGACCGAGGTGAGCCTGGGCTTCAGTCCTCTCTCCCTGCCCGCCGTCACCATCTGCAACGCCAACGCCGTGCGACTGTCGCAGGCTTCCAAACTGTCCTGCTTCCTACAGGCTGCTCTGGACGTCCCTAGAAGCTATCAAGATCCG GTCTGTCTTGATGGCAAAGCCCAGCTGAATGGGACATACGATTTTTCGCACCTTGCATGCGACGGGGACTGTGATGGCAGCTTGGGTAACTCCTCCATAAAGCAATTCATAGCAAATGTGGGATTTGCCAAATCATCTAG GGAGTCTCTGAAAGAAGTCGGACATCAAGCTGAAGACATGATTCTGGACTGTTCCATCGCAGGACGAAGCTGTGGATACAG AAACTTTACGCACTCTCTGTCATACGACTACGGTAACTGCTTCACTCTGTCACTTCCTAACATAAAAATGACCAGAAGCGGACCCCTGCAAG GTCTGTTCCTGGAGCTGAACATCGAGTCGGACGAGTACCTGAGCACTGAGGACGCCGGGTACGGTCTGCGCGTCGTCCTGCACCCGAACAGCACGCGACCCAACCCCTCCAACGGTGGCTTCACGGTTGCCGCTGGCTCAGAGGTCTTCGTGGGACTCAGAATG GTAAATGTCAGCAGCCAAAGCGCACCTTACGGTTCTTGTGATGATGGTGAAGAATACAGACAGAAAACTGGCAACGTATACACGATTGAG GGCTGCCGTGATTTCTGCATTAAAACAGCCATTTTGCGAAGCTGCAATTGTACTCCAGTGCAAGATGATTTTGCCATTGTCTCAAACGACTCTTTCTGCAGCACAGCAGAAG attatGCCTGTatgatttcattttatgttGATTATTACAACGCTCTCAACAACGGGATGGACAGGTGCACCTGTACTAAGCCATGCAG TGAATCTGTTTACCAAGCCATGATTACAAGTCGGACCTGGCCTTTGTTTGATCAACTG AAACAGCTTGAAACTTTCACCTGTGAGAACAACCCAGACAGCCCGAAGTGTAACTACTCGAACGAAAACTTCACCTTTGATACCTACGAACTACGCAG GTCTTCGTTCATGAGACTACAAGTATACTACGAACGACTGAACTACGAGATCGTCACAGAGAAGCCAGCATATGAG ATCGAAAAATTTCTCTCTGACATTGGCGGCACCCTGGGCTTGTGGATCGGAGCGTCGATGCTGGGACTCGGCGAGCTTCTGGAGCTGGTCATCCTGCTGCTCGTGCGGTGCCACAGGAACGGTATCACGGGAAATAAAATCCACGTCTCAACGATGTGA